Part of the Magnetococcales bacterium genome is shown below.
TCTACGGCGAGTGCACCATCCGTATCATGGAGACCCCGCGACGACCGGGAGGCGGCATCCTCATGCTGACCTTCACGCCGCTCAAGGGATTGACCAGGGTGGTGCTTGGCTTCTTCCGCAACGATGGGGCGCGACAGGTGGGCAACGGCAAAGACTGGGCCTGGGAGGATGCCAAGGCAGGCAAGGCTACCGTCACAGCCACCTGGGAGGATGTGCCCCATCTCACCGAGACGGAAAAGGCCATGATCCGGGAGGCCACACCTCCGCATTTGCGGGATGCACGCTCCAAGGGCGTGCCGCAGGTCGGCGCCGGGGCCATCTACCCGGTCAATGAGGCCGATGTGGTCTGTGACTCCTTCCCGATCCCGGCCCACTGGCCCCGCATCTGCGGCCTGGATCCTGGTTGGAACAAGACCGCCGCCGTCTGGGTGGCCTGGGACAGGGACTGTGACACGGCTTACGTCTACGCCGAGTACACCAGCAGCCAGCAGGAGTATGTGCTGCACGCCACCGCCATCAAAACACGAGGAGAGTGGATCCCGGTGGCCATCGACCCGGCCTCCATGGGCTCGCAGCAGTCCGACGGCAAGCAGCTATTCGAGATGTACAGGCAACTCGGTTTGCGTGTCATCAAAGCCGACAATGCCGTGGAGGCGGGCATCGCCGCCGTGCTGACCCGGCTCAACACCGGCAAGCTCAAGATCATGGCCAACTGCACGGGACTGTTGCGCGAGATGCGCATCTACTCCCGCGACGAGAAAGGCCGGGTGGTCAAAAAGGACGATCACGAAATGGATGCCTGGCGATACGCCATCATGTGCCTGTTGATGGCTGTCACCAAGCCAGTGGACAGACCAATGATAGCGCCGCGCAACTGGGGGAGGGCCGGAATCTGATGTCTTACGCAGCGGCATACCAGGAACAGGACGATGTGGTGGCCGACCGTAGGAGTCTGGAAGAGGCCGCTGTCGTTATTGTCTCCCGGTTGCAGCGGGAGGCCCAAAGACGGCTGCGAGCCAAGGCCGCCACCGAGTCGCGCTGGGCAGAAGACTACCTGCAATACAGCGGCGAGTACAGTGCCGCCGAAGAAGCAAATTTCGCCCAATGCAAGGAGTCCGGGCTCTTCCTCAATATCACCCGCCCCAAGACGGAAACCGCCTCAGCATCTATTTTGGAGATGCTCTTCCCGGCCAACCAACGCAACTGGGGCATCGTGCCCACCCCTGTGCCGCAAGGCCAGAACGGCCAGCGCATCGATCCCGCAGAGGCCAAAGCCAAGGCCGGAAAGATGTCCTCCGTCATCGATGACCAGCTTACCGAGTGCGACTACGCCGGGGAGTGCCGCATGGTCATCCAGGACGCCACCCTCTTCGGCACCGGCATCCTCAAAGGGCCGATCATCCGACAGGACAAACCGCTCAGACGCTTCGTGCAAACCGATTTTGGCTGGGAAATGATCATCCAATCCGACACCGCGAAGCCGGTCTTCAAGCGCGTTGACCCGTGCAACTTTTTCCCCTCTCCCAACGCCAAAAGCATCGATGAAAGCGAAGACTTCTTCGAGCGCCACCCCATGACCCGAAAGCAGCTCCGTGAGCTGGCCAGGATGGATGGTTTCGACAAGGAGGCCATTCGCAACGTGCTGCGCTCCAAACCGGGATCCGCAGGGCAAACAGCCTTCAGCGCCGAGGCCAAAACTTCCGGGGAGACTCTCCCGGAAGACCATTTTTACCAGGTCTGGGAGTACCACGGCTGTCTGGAGGACGAGGAGTTGACCACCCTCTGCGCCTGCCTTGGTCGAGAGGACATCATGACTGAGATGTCCAAGACCGACGACCCCCTCTTGGAAGTGCCGGTGGTCGTCTGGTTTTGCGAGACTACCGTTTTCAATATCGACATCAACCCCCTCGACTCCCAGGATCACATCTACTCCGCCTTCTGCTTCGAGCGTGACCCCTACGGATTCTGGGGTATCGGCGTGCCCCGCATGATGCGCGACTCCCAGACCGGGTTTTCCGCTGCGGTGCGCACCTTGATGAACAACGCCGGACTCTCCTCCGGACCGATGATCGAAATTGACGAGTCAGTCGCCGTACCGGCTGACAAAGAATGGACCATCACCCCTCGCAAGGTCTTTCGCCGAAAACGCGAGGCGGAACCCAATAAACCGGCCATCCGCTCCTACGACATCCCCTCGCATCAGGCCGAGCTGACCGCCATGGCCATGATGTTCCTGCGCTTCATGGACCTGGAGACCTCCATCACCGAGCTGGCTCAAGGCGAGCAGGGGCAGTCGACCACCACCGCCTCGGGCATGTCGATGTTGCTTAACGCCACCAACCGGCGCATCCGCAAGGTGGTTGTCGCTTTCGACGACTCGATCACCAAACCGTGCATCGACCGGATTTACCAATGGAACATGCAGTTCGGCGAGGACGAGTCCGTCAAGGGCGATTTCCAGATCGAGGCCAGGGGTTCCGCCGTGTTGATGGAGCGCGGTATGACCGCGCAGAACCTGATGGCCATTCTCAACTTCGCGGGACATCCCGTGGTGGGGCAGCTCCTCAAGTCGGCCCCGGTGCTGCGCAAGTGGATCGAGTCCATGATGCTCTCCCCGGATGATATCGTCCTCACCGACGAGGAGATCCAGCAGGCTGCCCAGCAGCAGACCCAGCAGACCCAGCAGACTCAGCAGGGCCAGCAGGGCGGCGAGCCGGAGATGGCCAAGCTGCAGGTGCAATTGCAGATCGCCAAACTGGACGCCGAGAGCCGGTTGGAGGTGGCAAGGATCAACTACCAGGCCGTCATGGCCCGGTTGGAGGCGGAGACCGGCATCAAGGTGGAGGACATGTCTCTGAGGCAAAGGATGCACCAGGATAAGATCGCGCACGAAGAAAGAGCGATTGCCGCCGAAATCGGTGTGGGCCGGGAAAAGGCCGCTGGAACCATGGGACAGGGGATGTGACATGGACGATGACATCGACCGAGATTCCGGCACCCGTAAGAGGATCAAAGCCTGGCTCGATGCGCGGCGCGACGCCTCCCTGGCCGTCCTGACGCAGCGGGGCGTCTCCCCGACGGACACCGAGTTTCACCGTGGCCTTCTCGCGGCCTTGCGGGAGTTGGAAGACCTGCTACAGCCGCCCAAGTCATAGTCGCACCCTCCGCAGGACTCTGTTCCCCCGGAGATTGAACCGGTCACCCCGCGAGGGGCCACCACCAGGAGATGACGATGAAAGTGCAGAAGACGGAAGAACAAGACGTCCACCCCGACGGGGCCGACGAGACCCCCAGCGACCGGGCCATTTGGGACAGCCTGGACGTTGGTGGGGAGAGTGATGACGGACAATCCACCGCAGGTGAGGATCAGGCTGGCCCGGAAGAGACCGCACCAGACCAGACCGAGCCCCCGGAGGAGCGTGCGGAGAATGTGGCCTCGGAAGAGGGAAAGCCCTCGACCGATGCCCGGAAGAAGGAGCCCGAGTTCACGGAAGAGGGCTTCCGGCGTCTCTCGGGGACTATCAGCGGGCTGCAACGGGCGCTCGACAAGGAAAGACGGGAAAATGAAGCCCTGAAAAAATCCATGGCGGCGTCCAAGCCAGCCGGAAAAGAGCAGGATCCGGACAAGGAGTACCAGAGCGCCCGCGAGGCCTATCCGGAACTCTTCGACGCCATGGATAAGCGACTGGCCGCCTACGAAGAGCGTCTGGCGCGTTTCGACTCCGTCGCCAGCACCATCTCCTCCGACCAGTCCGCAAGGGACCAGTGGGAGGTTGAGCAGGCCCTGGCGGACGAGCTGACGCGGATACACCCCGACCGCCACGAGATCGTGCGCACGGAGGCTTTCCAAGCCTACTTCGCCAAGGCCCCGGAGTACCTGCGTCTGGCGGTGGCCGGCAAGGATCTGCACGCCACCTCGGACCTGCTGACCCGATACAAGGAGTCGATGACCAGCAACAACCCGCTCGCCGCAAGGCGGGCACTGCAGAAGAAGGGCGCCCGAACCATTCCGGACCGGGTCTCCCGACAGCCGGAACTCTCGGGACAGGATGACAGAACAATCTGGGACCAGATACCGGTCTGAACCTTAAAAAGCGCGCCGTGAGGCGTTCCTATCCCACGGGGGCATGCCCGGCATGCCTCCAAGATGGAGATTCAACATGAACCTGAATACACGAGCCAATATCGCACCGGATCGCCGCACGGTGATCCACTTCCAAAAGAAGGCCCTTTCGCGGGGTGTGGTGTACGAGGTGCTGCAGAAGTTTGGCATGAGCAAGACCATTCCCAAAAACAACGGCGACACCACCGAATTCCGCCGGGCCGAACCCTATGCCGTCAACCCGACGCCTCTCGTGGAGGGCATCACCCCCTCCGGCGACACCATTCGCTACACCAACAAACGCATCCAGATCCTGCCCTACGGTCACGTAGTGCCGATCTCGGACGAAATACTCGACATCGACCCCTACGGCGTTTTCGTCAAGGATGACCTGATCACTTTGGAGGGTGAACACGTCGTCGCCAGCAACGAAGCCATTTTGTGGGGGGTTCTCCGGGCTGGGACAAACGTGTTTTTGGCCAACGGATCAGCGCGTACCGATGTCAACACCCCGATCTCCAAGACCAAGGTGCAGGCCGTCATCCGGGCCCTGAACGCCCAGAAGGCCAAGAAGATCACGTCCATCCAGAGCGGTTCCCCCGACTTCGGCACCCGGCCGATCGAGGCCTCCTTCGTGGCGGTGTGTCACACCAACTGCGAGCAAGACATCCGGGCCTTGCCCGGATTTACGCCGGTCGCGGAATACGGGCAACGGAGCGCCCTCAGCGAATACGAGCTTGGCTGTTTGGAGAGCGTGCGCTTCGTAATGTCTCCCGATCTCACCCCCTTCATCGATGCGGGTGGCGCAAAGTCCGGTTCCGGAACGGAGATGATCTCCTCCTCCGGAACCTCGGCGGATGTCTATCCCGTCGTGTTTTTTGCCCGCGAGGCCTACGCCTATATCAGCCTCAAGGCGAACATGGGCCTGAACAACGCCTCCATCGAACCGATCATCATCCCGGTTGACATGATGTCCAAGAGCGATCCGCTCAATCAGCGAGGCTTTGTCGGGTCGAAGTGGCGGTTTGGTGCGGGAATCCTCAACGAGGCCTGGATGGCTCGCTTGGAAGTGGCCGCGACCAAACAGTAAGTTCTGCATGACGCATGAAGGAGGATGAGTGAATGGAACACAAACTTGACTGGGCTTACGGCACGGGTGCGGCGCTGGATGTCTCCCTGGGATTTGTGCCCGGAGTCGTCTTCGTCACCAACATCACCGATGGGGATGTGATCAATATCGGCTACCCGTCGAGCAAGACCATGGCCTTCAGTTCCGGCGGAACCAATGAGCTGAAGGCGGGACATATCATCGTCGGGGCCACCTCCGGGGCCACCGCACGGGTGGTGAAGGTGTTGGCCGATACCGGTACCTGGGCGGGCGGCGATGCGGCGGGAACGCTCATTATCGACGCCAACTCGGTGACCGGTACCTTCACCTCGGAAAACATCTATTACCAGGGTTCCACCTCGACCAACGACGCCACCGGGGCCGCCTTGTCCACGCCGGGTCAGGACATCGATACCGAGGTGGCCTCGGATACGGGCATCTCGGCCTATCTGGGTTCGGCCACCGCCGCACCGGGCATCACCATCGGATCGGGCATCAGCGAGGACGCCAAACTGCTGGCCATCGTGGCCCTGCGCACCTCCTGATCGAGGTGCTTCGTCCGGAAAGGCCGGGGTGTCGCGAACCGATACCCCGGCCACTACCTGAAAAGGAGCTTCACTCATGGCTTTCGTGTTAAGCGAATTGATCAACCGGGCCGGTCAGGCCGCCAGGGGCAGCCGAAACGACCTGGAAACCCTGATGCGCGAGATCCTGGACCGCATCGGCCCAACCGCCGGGACCGCCACCGCCTCCAAAGCGGCCATTCTCGGCAGCAACAAAAACCTCGATACCCTGGTGGTGGCTGATGGCGGCCTGAAACTCGGCTCCGGGGCCGGAACCGCCATCACCGCAACCGCCTCCGAAATCAACCGTGCCTGCGATACCTCCGGGCGACTGGTCAACCTCACGGCGGCCACCCTTTCCCTCACCGAGGCGACCCACGACGGCAAGACCATCACCGTCAACAAGGCGGACGGGTCAACCATTACCCTGCCCGCCGCCACCGGGTCCGGGGCGCGGTTCCGTATCATCGTCGGCACCACCATCACTTCGGTCGGGTTGGTCATCAAAGTGGCCAACGCCTCGGACGTGATTACCGGATCGGCATTCTGGGAAAACGATACCGACTCCTCCGTATCGGCCTTCACCGCCGGGGCCAGCGACGACACCATCACCCTCAACGGCACCACCACCGGGGGTTATCGGGGCGCTCTGGCCGTCATCGAGGATATCGCCGCCAATCTGTGGCATGTCGATGTCCGTGGCGCCGCCACCGGCACAGAGGCCACGCCCTTCTCGGCCACCGTCTAAACCACCGCATTCCAGGAGTTCGTTTCATGCCGCAAATCGCCATCGACAAGGCCACCGCCGCCCAGTTGCGCCACTTCGCCATTACCCACCTGGGTTTGGAGGTTCCCCAAACCTGCAAGATCACCGATCTGGTCCGGCGCATTCGGGATTCCGGGTATGACGAGGAGACCATCGAGGTCAGGGAGGATGCCCCCAAGAGCGTGCCAGCCAGCGAAAAGAGCCCCGGAAAACGCCATTTGCATGAGCGTCTCTACCTCGCTGATGGCGGCTCCCTCTTCTTCAAGGAGAGCGATACCACCTTCCCCGATAAATACCGCGAACCAAACGGCCACATTTTGCGCGGCAACGACGGGGAGATCTATCGCCAGGCAAAAATCCCATGGGCTCTTCAACCGTTCGTGACCATCATTATCCCCACGGTGGAAGGTAAGGATGGCGACAAGCCCGTTTTCCTGAGTGTCAACGGCACGCCGATCATCGTGAAGCGTGCTACTCCCCAACGGGTAAGGTTGCCGTTCCTGACCGCGGCCCTCAGCAACGCCGTGAAGGTGGTCTACGAGCAGGAGCCGGGTGAAGATGACACCAAAATCCCGGAAATCACCTCTCGCGAGGTGCCGGCATACCATTTCAATGTCCTCGAGGTCGAATGCGGCAGGGTGAGCGGTGAACTCGAAACCTATGCCGATGAGGGGTTTGAAGAGTGACCTACCTCCAACTCTGCCAGGAGGTGGCCCGCGCCACCGGTGTGGTGGACGGCCTGCTGCCGACCAGTGTCGTCGGCCAAACCGGCAGGCTGGCGGATATCGTCGTCCTGGTGGCGGAGGCCTGGCTGGAGATCCAGAACAAGCATGTCGGGTGGCTGTGGTTGCAAAAGGAGTTCCCGGAAGCGGCCACCCCTCTGACCACCGCCGGTACCGCCCGATACACCAGCGGCTCCTGGAACATCTCCGATCTGGCCAACTGGATCACCCTGCCGGGAAACATGACCCTCTACGCCGAGTCGACCGGGGTGGCGGACGAAGGGCCGATCGGTTTCGTGGAGTGGGATCTCTACCGTCGCTACTACGGCAGGGGGGTTCAGGATCAGGGGAGGCCGGTTCACTTTTCCATCAGCCCGCAGAATGAGTTCTGTCTCGGGCCGATTCCGGACGGCATCTACCACCTGCGCGGGGAGTATCGGGCCGCTCCGCAGGTGCTGGCCGCCAACGGTGATGTGCCGGGCTGTCCGGCCCGACATCACCGGGTCATCGCCCTGCTGGCCACCGATAAATTCGCCAGACAGGACGAGGCCGCCCGTACTCTGGTGGCCGATGTCTTCATGCAGTACCTGACCGCCCTGGGCGATCTGGAAATGGATCAACTTCCCAAACCTCGCATCGGCGGAGCCCTGGCGTAATGGCCCACGAAACCAAGTTCTTCTCCCTCGACGGCGGGCTGGACCGCATCTCTCCGGCCATTCGCACCCCGGCGGGAAACCTCATCGAGGTGGAGAACTATCTGCCGATCCAGCGCGGCTATCAGCGCATTCCGGGCTTCGAGCGCTGCGACGGCAGGCCCGCTCCCTCCAAGGCCTCTTATTGGGTGTTGAGATTTGATGCCGCTACCGCTGCCATCGCCCAGGGCGATATCGTCGCCGGGGGCACCTCCGCAGCCACCGCCGAGGCCCTGATCGGGGCCGTGGTCGCAAGCGGCAGCTACGGCGGCGGGGATGCGGCAGGGTACCTGGTGCTGTTCAACCTCAACGGCACCTTTCAGGACAACGAGGCCCTGCGTGTTTCCGGTGTGACCAAGTGTTTCGCCGATGGCGTTGCCGCCAACCGGGGAGCCGACAACGACAGCGACAACACCACCTGGCTGCGTGCCGCCATCGAGGCCACCCGGTCCGATATCGGCAGCCTCTCCGGTTCCGGCCCGATTCGGGGGGTTTGGGTCTACAACGGCATCCGCTACGCCTTCCGCGACAACGCCGGAGCCACGGCAGGGCAGATGTTCAAATCCACCACCTCCGGATGGGCTTCGGTGAGTCTGGGTTACACCCTCGACTTCACCCTGGGCAGCGCCGCCTTCGCCGAGGGGCAGACTGTCACGGGGGGCACCTCCGGGGCCACCGCCACCGTCAAACGTGTCATCGTCACCTCCGGGGCCTGGGGCACGGCGGATGCCGCCGGATATCTGGTGGTCCACTCCCCGAGCGGCACCTTTCAGGCCGCCGAAACCATCACCAGCGCCAGCGGTTCCGCCAAAGCCAGCGGGGCGCAAGCCGCCATCACCCTGCCACCCGGCGGGCGCTACGACTTCGTCAACCACAACTTCTACGGCTCTTCCGACCGCTTCCGCCTCTACGGCTGCAATGGCGTCGGCACCGCTTTCGAGTGGGATGGCACCACCTTCACGCCCATTCGCACCGGCATGACCACCGATCAGCCCAACCACATCGCCGTGCATCGCAACCACCTGTTTCTGGCCTTTCCGGGGGGATCATTGCAGTTCTCTTCCCTGGGAGAGCCTTGCCAGTGGAGCGTGCTGACCGGGGCGGGGGAGATCGGCATCGGCGAGGAGATCACCGGGTTCATCCCGGACTACGCCGGCAGCCTGATCGTCTACGGACGCAACAAGGTCTGCCAGTTGTCCGGTACCGGCGCGGACGACTTCGTTCTCGCCGTCATCACCTCCGATTCCGGCGCGGTGGAGTGGACCGCGCAGAAGATCGCCCAGCCCCTCCATCTGGATGATCTGGGGGTGCGCAGACTCTCCACCACCGCTGCTTTCGGCGACTTCGGCATGGGTGGCGTCTCCGACATGGTACAACCCTGGCTGGACGCAAAACGCAAAGCAGGCGTCACAGCCACCGGCTCCATGCGGGTGCGCTCCCAAAACCACTATCGCCTGTTCTTCTCCGACGGCAGCGGGCTCGCCATCTACCTGGGGGGCAAAGTGCCCCGCTGCGGCCTCTTCAACCTCGGCAAGGTGGTGCGTTGCGCCTGCTCCGGAGAGGACGCCTCCGGAAACGAGGTACTGCTCTTCGGCTCCGATGACGGCTTCGTCTACGAGATGGAGGCCGGGACCAGCTTCGACGGGAGCGAGGTGTCGGCCTTCGCCCGGCTGGCCTTCAACCACATGGGCAGCCCCAGCTTCAACAAACGGTTCCACAAGGCCGTTCTGGAGGTGGACGCCGCCAGCGGCACCCGCCTGGGCATGACCGCCGAATACGCCTACGGCGACTCCGGTATCAGCGGCACGCTGCGGGAGTTCGATGTGCGGGGTGGGGGAGGCTTCTGGAGCGAGGCCAACTGGGACGCCTTTTTATGGTCGTCCCCAACCGAAGGAACCGCCGTCTGCGAGCTGCGCGGCTCGGGCAACAACATCTCCATCACCGTGGTCTCTCAGGCGACTTACGAAGATCCTCACATCTTCCACGGCATCACCTTCACCTATTCCAGGAGGGGATTGCGGTGACCATTCCTCTGATCTACACCCCACCATCGGCACACACCAACGCCCGGGCGCAGCATCTCGCCGACCTGGCCAGCGCGACGCAGGCCGCCTTCGACAAGGTGCCCGATGAGGAGGTTCTCAACGCGGATCGCGTCTGCTACGCCTCATCCGTGGGAGGAACCGCTGATGTGGTCACCGTCACCCTCCCGGAAACCGTGACCTACACCGCCGGCCTGCATGTCTGCTTCCTGGCCGTGTATGCCAATACCGGACCTGTCACCATCAATGTCAACGCCCTGGGGGCCAAGGCACTCAAACGGCACGACGGCTCCTCCCTGGTCGCAAATGATATCGTGGCTGGACAGATCGTCGATTTGCGCTACGACGGGACAAACTTCCAGGTGGCCAACGCTGCAGCTCTGGCCACCGAGGCGGCGGCGAGTGCTGCCGCTGCCTCGGCCAGCGCTTCCGCTGCCGCCACCTCCGCTTCCTCCGCTTCCGCCAGCGCTTCCGCTGCCGCCACCTCTGCTTCCTCCGCTTCCGCCAGCGCCACTCTGGCCGGCGCAGCGGTCATCGTTGGTTGCGACGACACCGGAACCACCAATGCCTGCGCCATTGCCCCAACCCCGGCCATTCTGACCTATGTGCGCTATATGCGCTTCCTCTTCAAAGCGGCCAACACCAACACCGGCGCCTGCACCCTGGCTGTAAACGGCCTGTCCGCCAAAGCCATCCAAAAACAGGGACAACCCCTGGTCGCGGGGGATATCGCCTCCGGCGACGTGGTGGAAGTCGTCTACGACGGCACCCAGTTCCAAATGGTTTCGCCCTCGCGGACGCCGGTGCGGAGTTCGTGGTCCAACTTCTTCGCCAGAGAGACCACCGGACTGGCCAATCAAACAGGGGATGGAACGACAATAACCGTGCCTTTCGGAACCGAAGACTTCGACGACAATGCCGACTATTCGCCGAACGTCTTCACAGCGCCGGTCACCGGTTGCTTCCACTTCGATGTCTGCGTGGAGTGTTCCGGTCTGGCCGGAAAGACCGGGTTGCAGCTCAACCTGGTCACCTCCAACTTCACCCTGGCCCTGGTCGATTACCATCCAGGAAACGTCAACGTCTCCGGCACCGCCTATTTCACCGCCTCCGTCACCTGCAAAATGGATGCGGGCGATACGGCCTATGTCACCTACACGGTGGCTGGCGGGGCCAAGGATGCGGATGTCACCGTGGGCGCGGGCTACACCACCCGCTTTTCCGGATATCGCGTGGCGTAGAGAAATGCCAAACAAGATCAGTACGGTAAAGGAGAACGACCATGCCGTTTAATCCGGATGGCACCTGGAAGCCGGAGGAGGACTCCGTCGCAAAAAACATGACCGGGCTGCTCGGCGTGGGTTCACCCTATCTGACCCAGGCCAAACAGCGCGGTTTGGCCGCCGCGAACAGCCGTGGCTTGATGAACTCCTCCATGGGGGTTCAGGCCGGAGAGTCGGCGGCCATTCAGGCGGCGTTGCCCATCGCCCAGCAGGATGCCAGTCAGACGGCTGCGAAAAACCTCTCCTTTCAGGATTTCGGGCAGCAGCAGCACATCTCAACTCAGAAATTCGACCAGGACACAAAACTGGCCGATCAGGGCTACAAGCATCAGGCCGGATTGCTCGACATCGGCTATCAACACAATGCAGCGCTCAAGAAGCAGGATGCCGCCGACACCATGTCCCTGGAGCAGTTCAAGGTGGGGGCCGACACGGCGTTGAAGGAGAAGGCCCTCGCGGCGGAACAGAACAAGACGACGCTGCAGTCGGTGGCGACCTTCGAGAAAAACTATGCCGACAGCTATAACGCCATCATGGCCAACACCAATCTGGACGCCCCGACCCGGCAGCAGCAGATCAACGACATCTCCAACATCCGCGCCAAGGACATACAGATCGCCAACCTCTTCTCCGGGGTGCAAATGACATGGTGATCCTGCGGCAGGCACGGGCGGGAGACATCCCCGCCATTCGCGAGCTGGCCCTGGAGGCGTTGGCCAGGACACCGTTCGCCGATGTGGAGTTCGATACGGGATTGTTCAACCAGGAACTGCTGGCCAGCATGCGTTCGCCAAACCGCTTCCTGCGGGTGGCCGAGAACGACAGGGGGGAAATCGTCGGCGTGCTGCTTGGCGAGGTGGGGAGAATCTACGGCTGGGCCAAGGCCATGGCCGCCACGGACCGGCTCTTCTATGTTTCCGAGGAGAAGGGAATGGGGTGCGGGCGGGAGATGCTGAAGGCCTTTCTGCAATGGGCCCGAGCCCGAACGGAGGTGGTGGTCATTTCCATGCAGCTCGGCTCCCAGGTGGGCGACTGGCAACGGGTGGGCAGGCTCTACGAACGGGCGGGCTTGAAGTTGATCGGCGGCATTTACCAGGAAAGGATCGTTCGATGAGCGGTGTGGTGAGTTCGATCGGCAAGGCGTTCAAGTCGGTGGTCAAGGTGGCCAAGAAGGTGGCTCCCTATGTCATTGCGGCGGCGGCCATCTATTTCTCGTTTGGCACGGCGGCTTTCGCCATGCCGGGTTTCGGCGCGGCGGGAGGGGCAGCGGCGGCGGGAGGGGCAACCGCCTCTTTCGGATCCATGGCCGCCTCGGCGGCAAGCAGTTTGGGGTTGAGCGCAACGGCCCAAAGCATCATTGCCGGAGCGGCAACCCAGGCTGCGACGGGAGCCATTATCGGAGGAGCCACCTCCGCCCTCACGGGTGGCAACATCGGCAAGGGGATGCTCACCGGTGCGGCCATGGGCGCGGTTACGGGCGGCGTGACTGGCTACATGAATGTGC
Proteins encoded:
- a CDS encoding N4-gp56 family major capsid protein, which produces MNLNTRANIAPDRRTVIHFQKKALSRGVVYEVLQKFGMSKTIPKNNGDTTEFRRAEPYAVNPTPLVEGITPSGDTIRYTNKRIQILPYGHVVPISDEILDIDPYGVFVKDDLITLEGEHVVASNEAILWGVLRAGTNVFLANGSARTDVNTPISKTKVQAVIRALNAQKAKKITSIQSGSPDFGTRPIEASFVAVCHTNCEQDIRALPGFTPVAEYGQRSALSEYELGCLESVRFVMSPDLTPFIDAGGAKSGSGTEMISSSGTSADVYPVVFFAREAYAYISLKANMGLNNASIEPIIIPVDMMSKSDPLNQRGFVGSKWRFGAGILNEAWMARLEVAATKQ